The Streptobacillus ratti DNA segment TTTGTTTGTTGTTTTTTCGCCTTTTATTTCTAATTTATCTGATGATATATTAATATCTTGTTTAGCTGATAATTCTCCTGAAAATACTGTATTTTTAGCATCAATTTTTACATTATTCCCTTTAAGAGATGATTTTTTTAAGCTTTCATATTCATTTAAAAATTCTTTTTTATCACTTACTAAATATGTTCTATTATCCTCTACTATTGATTTAACCAATACATTATCTGATTTAATATCTAAATCCTCAAGTGCTTTTAAATTGGCACCCTCTATTACTAAATTATTACTTGATAACCTTATATTATCAAATAAAAGCTTTTGGTCTTTAATATTTAGATTCTTTGCATTAATTGATATGTTTGATTTTCTAGGCTTTTCTTCTTCTATTTCTTCATTTCTTTTATCTTGTATAGCAAACTCTTTTATTAAATATCTATTATTACTATTGTATTTTATATTATTTAAAAAGTATGGATTATTTAAAAAATTCGATAATTTTACATATTTTGGATTATCTTCTATACTATATTCTAATACCTTACCATTTATTTCTATCTTCTCTTTATTATTTACATATCTTTCATCTTCTTCTCTTAAAGTCTTTTTACTCTCATCTTCACTATATGCTTTAAAGTTTACATTATCTGCACTAATGTTAATGTTTTCTCCTTTAATATGTGATGGAAGAGCTTTAACATTTACTTCTCTATCATTACCTAAATCTCTGATATATGTTGCATTATGTAATATATTACAATAAACTAATCCTCCAGGACATTTAAAAGACCCATCAAATATCATCTTTTCATAACCATCTTTAACAGTTACTTTTTCATCACTAATACTAGATGAATTATTGTATGTATTAGCCTTTATTTTATTATCTTTATTTGCAATTATATGTCCATCTTTATTATTAACTGTGTCATCTGTATCTATATAAACATTATTTCCACTTAATACTGAAAAGCTAGTATTTGCATCAGAATTTTCTACATATCCTTTTAGCAATATATTTTTTTCACTTTCCTCTAAATAGTTATCAGAATTTTGAGAATACATAGCATCTTTATTTAATTTTTTTATTTCTTCAATTTTATCTTTTTGTAATATTTCACTATCACTTAAATCAAAAAATATTCCTTTTTTACCTTCTCTACCTTTATTCTTTAGTATAATTTCATGCTCTTTTAATACTCTCCAATCAAATTCTGTTTTATCTATTTTAACTACTTCATCATAGAAAGAAGATAAAGCATTATTTTTAGCTTCATTAGTTCTTGATAATATTCCTGCATTGTATGACACATAAGTTTCTTTTAAAGTCTTTTTCCAGGCATCTATATTATCTATTATTTTATTATTTTTATCCTTATATCTAACTTTAAAATTACCATAAGAATTAACTCTACCAACATTGTCTAAATTCTTACTCTTTATCTTTAAGTTATTGTCTGCATGTATTATTCCACCATTAATATTTGTAACTTTTTCTTTAGCCCTTAACTCTATATTATCACTTAATAAAATATTTCCATCATTTTTTATATTCCTAGCTTCTATAGTAATAGTGTTATTCGCTACTATCTTATCCTTATTATTAAAATCTTCTTCTACTTTAACATTTAAATTTTCTGTCTTTATACTATCTATATTTGCCTGTACCTTTGACTCTAATGTTAAATCTTTTGAATTTATTGACTTAACACCTATCCCCGATTTTGTTGCTACTATCTTTATTACATCTCCATGTACAGATCCTATTATTTCTGCACTAAGTAATGTCCCATCTTCTCCTGCATAAGTCTTAACTAATAATTCTTTTGCATCTATATCACTTTCTGCCTTAAACTTATTTGCTATTATTTCTAACTTTTCTACATTCTCTCTTGTATTTAATTCTTTTAATGTCTTAATATCTCCACTAGGAATACCATATTCTTTTAACTCTCCATTTTCTAATATAGGGCTTGCTCCTACTAAAGACATTTTATGTATATTTAAAAAACTTGCACCGTCTAATGTAATTCCATTTGGATTTGAAAGTATTACATCAAGTTTATCTTTACTTAATGCCTCAAGTATTCCACTTAATTTACTTTCATTTATCCCTGTTACATTTAACAGTGCAAGTTTTGCTCTCTCTTCTTTTATATTCTTATTTCCATTTACTAATCCAGCTATTCTACTTCTAGCTATATTTTTTGCATTATTTATTACTGCACCCTTTTCACTTACATTAAAATCAGTAAAAGTAGAGTAAGAAACTCCTTTAGGTGATGGTGTTGAAATATTTATTACATCTACACCATTATTGCTCTTTTCTACATATACATTAGTCGTGCCATCTACTTTAATGTTTGCAAACGAAAAAAGGCTAACCATTAAAACTATACCAATAAATTTCTTCATAAATACCATTCCTTTTTAACTTGTTGTTTAATGATATCATGAATAGATTCCTTAAGTCAATTAATATCAAACATATATAACAAAATATTTGTTTAGTTGTCAAACATATGTAACAAAATATTTAAAAAGTTTCTATATAAGTAGTTATATGAGAGTGTGAAAAAGACAGGTCTTCTATGATATAATAAAATACAGCACTTCAAATCTTTTATAGACTAGAAGTGCTGTTCTCTTTATAACCTCACATATCTCATTCTCATTGCATTTAAAACTGTAAGTATCGTAACACCAACATCGGCAAACACTGCAACCCACATAGACATAAAATTAAAAATTCCAAATGTGATTATTATTAATTTTATTGAAATAATGAATAATAAATTTTGAAAAACTATCATTTTCATTTTATTTGAAATTTTCTTAAGAACTGATATTTTAGTCAAACTATCTGTATTTAAAACTATATCTGCCGTATTTATAGTAATGTCTTGACCCATATTCCCCATAGCAACTCCTACATCAGCTACTGCAATAACAGGTGCATCATTAATTCCATCTCCTACAAACAATATATGTTTATCTTCTTTTTCTTTAAGTAAAATATCTAATTTATCTTGTGGTAATAGATTTGAATATATTTTATCTATACCTAAAATATTCCCTACTTCTTTAGCAGAGTCTAAATTATCTCCAGTAAGCATTACTACTTCTTTAATACCTACATGTTTCATTAAAGCAATAGCTTCTTTTGTATCATCTTTTATTTTATCCTTAATGACAAATAAGGCAACAAAAATATTATCTATAGCAACATAAACTAAAGAAGAATTTTTGTCATTCATAAAATTTATTTGAGGTATATATATATTTCTATCTTCTAACATTTTTTTCTTACCTATTAATAAATCTCTATCTTCAAATTTAACACTTAATCCAAGTCCTGCAATCTCATCAATTTCTACTATTTTCTTATTTTTAGAAAATTGATTTTTCAAACATATTTCATCATGGCTATGTGATTCACATTCACATTTTTCATTATCTTGTAATTTTTTAACATGATTTTTACATTCATCACCATAATAATGACCTTTAGGTTCATGTTTTTCTATTTTAACATCTTTTGTTTTATAATGTTCTGAATAGTCATGGCAACAACCACAGTGTCCACATAAACTAATGTATTCATAAAATTTTTCTTCATCTTCTATACTATCAACTAATCCAAACTTTTTATTTATAAAAGAGATTATTGATTTTGCTATAGGGTGATTAGAATTTTCCTCAGCCTTATATATATACTCATAAACTTCTTTTACATCTATATCTATTTTTTCTAAATCTTCAAAAACAGAATTAACCTTAAATTTTCCCTCTGTTATAGTTCCTGTTTTATCTAGGAAGACACTATCAATTTTATCTATATTATCAAATATATCTGCACCCTTAATTAATATTCCCTCTTTGGCTGCTCTACCAATACCTGAGAAAAAAGTAAGTGGTATAGAAAGAACCAATGCACAAGGACAAGCTATAACTAAAAGTACTATACCACTATATAGTGAGTCCATAAAACTTATTTTCTTAAAGAAAAGTGGTGGAACTATAGTTATAAATATAGCTAAGGTAAATATTATTGGTGTATAATATCTTGAAAATTTAGTAACAAATTTTTCCATTTTAGATTTATTATGCCCTGAATTTTCTATCATTTCCACTATCTTATATATACTACTTTCATCAAAGCTTTTACTTGCCTCAATTGCTAAAGTTTTAGTTAAATTTATCATACCAGCTAATACTTCATCATCTTTTTCAAAATATCTAGGAAGTGATTCACCTGTTATCATAGAAGTATCAATATCTGCACTACCTATATATATCTTACCATCTAACAATATTTTTTCTCCTGGTTTAACATAAAAAATATCTCCAGCTTTAATTAAATTAACATCAACATCTACAAACTCATTTTTAGTTTCATTTAAAATATGTACTTTATTATCATTTAAATCTATTAAACTTCTAATACCTTTTCTTGATTTTAAAACGGAATATTCTTGGAAATATTCTCCTAATGTATAAAATAGCATTACTCCTGTTGCTTCTTCATACTCTCTAATAAATATAGCTAATAATGATGCTACCATCATAAGTACCTTTTCATTAAAACAATCTCCGTTTTTTATTGATTTAATAGCATCTTTAATAATAGGAAATGCAACTATAGCATAAGCAAATATGTAAAGAGGTACATAGTATAAATAAAGTTCTGAATCATATTTTAAATACATGTATAAATATTTATCAACAAATAGTGCAAAGATAAATAAAATTAGTGATATAAACATGTGTATTTTTTGATCTTTTAATTCTTCTATTTCTTCTAAAAATTGAACTTCAGATTTATTCTCTAATTTAACATCAAAAGACATTTCCTTTTTTCTACCATATTTTACTAGTTCTTCAATACTATTTTCATTTTCAACATTAAAATCTACAACTAAACTCTTAGTTGAAAAATTTATACTCAAATTCTTAACATTATCGTGCGTTTTAAGATGTTCTTCTAACTTACTAGCACAACCAGCACAATCAAGCCCACATACTGTATATTTCATTACATTCACCTCATTTTTATTATACCATAGCTTAAAAATTATTGCTAGGATTTTTTTAAGACTGAATAATTTTTTTTATATATTTTCTAGTAAATTAGTATATTAAAGGTTAATAATACTGAAATAATTTTAGAATTAATAAAAAAGGAGCAATTGCTCCTTAATATCTTTGTAGTTTTCCTTTTGAAATTGTCCCCTCTACCCTATATTCTGAATTATAGAAAGTTAAATCTGCAATATATCCCTCTTTTACATATCCATATCTATCATCAACTTGAACAGCTTTAGCTGGATATGAAGTTGCCATACGTAAAGCCTCTTCTTCACTAATTTTAACTTCTTTAATTAAATTTTTAATACCTGTAATCATATCTAGTGCTGACCCACCTAATGAACCAGTTTTAGGATCCCAACATTTTCCATTTTCATGTCTAACTAAATGTCCCTCAAATATGAACTCTTTCATATCTGTTCCCATAGGTGATACTGCATCTGTAACTAAATACATATTTGATTTCATTACCTCTTTTACTACTCTTATTGATGGAAAACTAGCATGTAAACCATCTACTATTATTCCACATTGTATATTTTTCTTATCTAATAAATATCCAACAACTCCAGGTTCTCTTGAGTCAAATCCACGCATTGCATTAAAGAAATGAGTAGCATGAGTAAAGTATTCTTTCTTTTCTTCAACTTGCTCATATGTAGCATTAGTATGACCTAGAGCAATATTTATTTTACTTTCTTTTAATACTTTCAAATGTTTAACTAAGGCATTTTCTGGAGCTATAGTAATTATCTTAACTCCCTCATATCCAACCTTAGCTATTTCATCTATTAAACTATCATTTAATACTCTAATATAGTCTGGTCTATGAACACCTTTTTTCTCCACACTTATATAAGGACCTTCAATATGTAAACCTAAAACTCCAATTTGCTCTTTAGTATCTTTAATTTCATCTATTAATCTTAAAGCTTTTAATATTTTTTCATCTGGAGATGTAATTAATGTCGGTAAAAATGAAGTACAACCAAATCTTTTATTAGTTTCATTCATAATTTCTAATGTTTTTACAGTAATTTCATCGTTAAATAAAACTCCTCCACACCCATTAAGTTGTAAATCTATGAATCCAGGCGATAAAACTTTACCCTCTATGTCTACTACTTCATGCTTAGACATTAACTCATCATTAAGTTCTGACACTGTTGTTATTTTTTCAATTTTATCTCCGCTAAGTATTAATACATTTTCAGGAATAAATTTATCTCCATCAAATATTCTAGCATTTTTGATTATCATATACCTGCCTCCTGTTTTTGTTCTATATTTATTTTACATCTATTAACAAAAAAAATCAAGTTATGAAGTGAAAAATTTTTTCATTTTTTAATTTAATTTTGAAATTTTATTTCTCCTTTTTACTTTTCTATTCGTTCTTAAATCATTGAAATAAATCATAAATAATGGTATAATCTATATACTTTGGAGGTAATATGAAAAAAATAATATTTAAATTAATTATGTTCCTTATATTAATCACTAATGTATCTTTATCAAAACTTAAGATAGGTGTAAGTATGTTACCTTATTATTCTTTTACTAGTAATATAGTCGGAGATAAAGCTGATGTAATTCAAATTCTTCCAGCTGATGTAGATGTACATGCTTACCAACCATCACCAGATGAAGTTAAAAAAATTTCTGGTTTAGATGTATTAATAATTAATGGTACAGGAATTGATAACTATATGTATAATTTAGTTAAAGCATCAAATAATAAGAAGCTTGTTATAATTAACGCAAATAAAAATGTTGCACTACTACCTATAGCAGGTGAACGTGGGAATACAAAATCTGTAAACACACATACATTCATAGCTATACAAGCAGCTATACAACAAGTAAACACTATAGCAAAAGAATTATCTAAAATAGATAATAAAAATAGTAGTTACTATTTAAAAAATGCAAGAGAATATAATAAGAAATTATCAAATATTAAATCAAAAAAAATAAAAGAACTTTCTGAATTAAGAAAAGGAATTAATCTTACAGTAGCTACAACACATGGTGGTTATGACTACATCTTAGGTGAATTAGGTATAAAAGTAGGTGTCGTAATTGAACCAAAAAATCATGGTAAACCTAGTGCTAATGATTTAAAAATAGCAATAGATTTAATAAAAGAAAATAAGATAGACATATTATTTGAATCAGATGGAAGTGCATCTCCATATACTAAAGCTGTGCAGAAAGAAACTGGTGTAGTTGTAGAACAATTACTGCATATGACTAACGGTAAGTATACTAAAGATGCTTTTGAAAAGGATATTGAAAAAAATATAAATAGAATAATCAACGCATTAAGAAAGGTGAAACAAAAATGAAAAAAATATTAATTTTTACTGCAATGGTAATTGCTTTAACAAGTTGTTCTACTATTATTAACGGGTCATCTCAACCATTAGATATTAGATCTAATTCAGGGAAAGAAATAATAGTAAGAGATGAAAACGGAAATATATTAAAACAAGGTCAAGGAACTTTATTCGTTAATTTAAAAAGAATGGATAATGAAGTAGGAGTTGGAGCAAAATACTTTATTACTTCAGGAGATAAAACTGTTGCAATATTACCTAAAATAAATACTTTATCATATCTAATTGGTAATATTTTTGTTCCTGGTGGACATTTAATAGATAAATATACAGGAGCAATGTTTGATCTTGTTGATGTTGACGGTAACAGATTAAATAGTATAGAATTTAAATAAAGGATGTTAATGTTATGAAGAAATATGTAATTATAGGTTTATTATCTAGTCTTATAGCTATTTCAAGTACAGAAGTTACTATACTAGCCCAAGGTGGTTTAAGTGGATTTCAATCTGATAACTTTAATAGTAATTCTATTTTAAATGTTGGAATACATATTTCATTAGGTAAGGTTATGAAATTAAAAAAAGGTAAATTAAATGTTAATCTTGGTACAGGTCTTGAGGGTGGAGTTAATAAAATGATTCCCTTTAGTAAAAATGCTACGGTATCACAATCAAGTTCTACTACAGGTACTGAAAAAATAGATTATGAAAAAGAAATAGCAAAAGTTCATCCATACATTTCTCCTTTTATATTCACTGAATTAAATGGAGAAGTTATAGAAAATCTTAAGCTATATACAGGTGCTTCTATAGGTACTTTTCACTATATTATAAACAATAAATCTATTACTAAATTTTCTATAAAAGCAAAATTTGGTACTACATTTAAAGGTAATTTTACTAGTGAAATTGCTTTAGGATATCCTCAATATTTAACTTTAAGCTTAGGTTCAAAATTTAATTTTTAAAATTTCATTATACAAAAGGGGCTATATTTTTAGGAACAGCCCCTTTTAATTATATCTCAACTATTATTAACATATCTCCTTTTTTAACACTAATCTTTGCTATATCATCTTTAATAACATTGCTAACTAATGACATATTTCTTGAAATATCTTTATTTTCCAAATTATAAACAAAACCCTCAAGAGTTAAACCCTTTAAATCAGAAAGTGGTATTAGTGAAAACTTTTTATTAGATTTACCTAATATTTTATCTTCTTTATCTACATAATACATTAATTCATTATTATGTGTAATGTATTTCATGTTTTTATTATTTGCTAATAATTTAGCATTAGCTATACTCATATCTATCCTACCACCAGTAGCACCAAATACTAGCACATCTTTATCTTGATAAAAATCAATTTCTTCTTTTTCAAATCTATTATTCATACATACATCTTCTATTTTACATATATGTATTAAAGCTATAGAAAAATCTGTATAATCTTTATCATTTGAATAATCATATATTTCAACATTTTTTGATTTATAGTAATCTAAAACTTCTAAATTAACTGAATCTAAATCCCCAACTATAGCATGAGGAATTATCCCATGTCTATATGCAAAATTAGCTCCTCCATCTGCACAATATATTTTTCTGTCTTTTATTAATTCAAAATGATAATCATTAAATTCAGGATATTCTCCATTTAGAAATACACAATATTTCATTAGCCTCTTAATGTAGCTCCAAAATCTTTAGTTAATTTATTAATAATTTTAGTCATAATATCGTTTATTTCTTTTTCTTCTAATGTTTTATTATCATCTCTCATAACTATGCTAATAGCAACAGACTTATATCCTTTTTCTATTCCTAATCCTTGGTATATATCAAATAGTTCTACTTTTTCTATTGAATTATCAATTTTTTCTATAGTTTTTAACATTTCTCCTACTAAAACATCTTCATTTACAACTAATGCAATATCTCTAGGAACTGATTGATATTTACTTAACCCTTTGTATTTTATATTATTTGAAATATATTTCTTAATTAAATCTAAATATATTTCACCATAAAGTATATTACTTTTTTCTACATCCATATTTTCTAATACATCTGGGTGTAATTCTCCATAACTTCCAATAAGTTCTTTTCCTACAAATATATCTACACTTCTTCCAGGATGGTATGCCTTATTTTCACTTCTTCTAATCTTATAATTCATAAATCTAAGTTTTTCAAATATAGCCTCTACTACACCTTTTAAATCATAAAAATCATAATTTTCTGGTTTAGCATTCCATATATTTTTAATTTTACTTCCAGATAATATTAAGGCTAAAGTTTCTTTTTCAAAAACCTGCATTCCATTTATTGTAACAGATTTTTCATCAAATTTATTTACCTCTTGTTTAGTAAATCTTCTACTTACTTCAAAAAATCTAATATCATTTGCACCTCTATTGATATTATCTCTTACATTTTTAATAAGAGAATACATTAATGTAGGTCTTAAAATACTAAATTCTTCTACTATAGGGTTTTTAATTTCTATAATATTTTCATTAGGAATTTCAAATAAGACTTTTTCTAAAGCATTTTTAGGTATAAAGCTATAATTAATTACTTCTCTCATTCCTAAATTAGACACAAGTTTTTTAATATCTGTTACAAATTTAGTAGTATCTTCTAATCTTTCCTTAGTAAGTTTTACTAAAGGCATTTCATTTTCTATACTATCAAATCCTACCATACGTATTACTTCTTCAAAATAGTCAAATTGATTGATTAAATCTTGTCTATGTGAGGGAGCAGTAAGTAATAGTTCTTCTCCCTTATCATTAATCTTAACTTCTAATTTTTCAAATATATCTAATATTTTATCTTTTTCTATTTCTTTCCCTACAAATCTATGTAATCTTGGAAGTGATAAAGTAGTAACTTTAATTTCTGGTTTAACTGGGTAATCATCATTAATATTACATACTATCCCACCAGCTATTTCTTTTACTAAACTAGTAATTCTATCTATTACATATTCCATATTTTCTGTATTTACTGCTCTTTCAAATCTATATGCAGATTCTGTTGAAAGTGCAAATTTTCTATTAGTTTTTCTAACCATGATATTATCAAAATGTGCAACTTCTATTAAAATATCTGTAGTATTTTCATCAACTTCAACTTCAGTTCCACCCATAACACCTGCAAGTGCTACAGTTTTTTCTCCATTAGTTATTACTATATCTTCATTATTAAGTACTCTTTCTTTTTCATCAAGAGTTACAAATTTTTCATCATTTTTTGCCCTAGAAACTGTTATTTTTTTTGAATTAAATTTATTAAAATCAAAAATATGATTAGGTTGATTAGTTTCAAGCATTACATAGTTTGATATATCAACTATATTATTAATACTTCTAATTCCAACTGCTTCTAACCTATTTTTTAACCATTCAGGACTTTTATCTACCTTAACACCTTTAATAACCCTTGCTAAATATCTATTTGACAGTCCTTTTTCTATAGATATTTCTATATCTTCTTTATCCTCAACAGTTACATTTACTTTTGGTAATTGTAATTTTTTAGAATAATATACTGCAAGTTCTCTAGCTATACCTATATGAGATAAACAATCAGGTCTATTAGGTGTTATTTCAAGTTCAAATATTATATCATCTAAACCTAAATATTCATTCATAGGTATTCCAAGTTTTGTATCCTGTGGTAATATCATTATTCCATCATTATCTTTTCCTATTTTAAGTTCTACCTCAGAACAAAGCATTCCATTAGATTCTTCTCCTCTAATTTTTGCTTTTTTAATCACAAAACCTTTCTCAAGTTCGGCTCCAATTTGAGCCATAGCAACTATATCTCCAACCTTATGATTAGTTGCTCCACATAATACTTGTTGAACTTTTTCTCCATTATCAACCTGACATATACTAATATGGTCAGAATTAGGATGTGCTACTTTTTCTAAAACTTTAGCAGTTAAAACCTTAGTTAAGTGTTCTCCTTGTTTTTCTATTTTTTCTACTTCTTGTCCTATCATAGTTAAGGCATTTTCCAGCTCTTTTATATCTATATTCTTGTCAAGATCTATGTATTCTCTTAACCAATTTAATGAAATTAACATATTTCCTCCACTTAAAATTGTTCTAAAAATCTAATATCATTTTCAAAGAATGCTCTTAAATCATCTATACCATATTTAAGCATAGTAACTCTTTCCACTCCAAGTCCGAATGCAAATCCTTGATAAATTTCTCCGTCTATTCCTGCCGATTCAAGAACTTTAATATTTACCATACCTGATCCTAGTATTTCTAACCAACCTGTATTTTTACATAGTCTACACCCTTTTCCTCTACAAACACCGCATTCAACATCCATTTCTGCACTTGGTTCAGTAAAAGGGAAAAAGTGTGGTCTAAATCTTACATTTCTATCTGCTCCAAATATTCTTTGTACTATACTTTCAAGTGTAGCTTTAAAGTTAGAAAAACTAACATCTTTTCCTATCATTAGACCCTCTACTTGATGAAACATAGGTGTATGTGAAACATCATAATCTGGTCTATATACCTTACCTATAGAAATCATTTTAAAAGGTGGTTTATGTTCTTTCATATATCTAATTTGTACTGGAGATGTTTGAGTTCTTAAAATCACATCATCTGTGATATAGAACGTATCAGTTAATTCTCTTGATGGGTGTGTTTTAGGTATATTTAAAGCATCAAAATTTAAGTAAGTACTTTCAACTTCAGGCCCATCTACTATATCAAATCCCATCTCACTAACTATTTCTTTAATTTCAAATAAAGTTTTAGTTAAAGGATGTAAACTAGATTTTTCTAAAGATTTTCCCGGTAATGAAATATCTAATGTTTCAGATTCTAGTTTAATTTTTTTAGCTTCTTCTCTTAATTTTAATAATTTTTCATCAAATTTATCTTGTAATTCAGTTTTAACTTCATTTGCAAGTGCACCAAATTCTTTTCTTTTTTCAGCTACAATATTTCCCATTTCTTTCATTATAGCTGTAAATTCCCCTTTTTTACCCAAATATCTTATTTTCATATCATTAAAATCTTGTATAGAATCCAATTTTTCTATTTCTGATAACGCTCTATCCTTTATCAGCTTTAATTTATCTAACATTTTTCCTCCAATTACTTAACCTTTTCTATTTTACTTTCTTTCAAGTTTTTCATTAATTGCTCTGTATCTTTTGTTAATTGTATCCCCTCTTTTAAATTTAACCCCTCTAATCCAACTATTTCTTTTTTATCTCTATAAATCACACCTAAGTATATTAATTTATATATCTCATCATTTTCTTCAAAATTAACTATATCACTAAAGCTTAACTCATCATATTTAATTTTTTGAATTAAATAATATTCCACATTACCGTCTATAGCTTTCCCCTCATATATTCCAGTTAACTCATCATTAATACTATGTCTTGAGTATCTTTCATCATATTTAAATAAATATTTAAATAGGCTTTTAACATCTATTTCATCTATAGATTTAACAATTTCAGGAACAGTTTTAATAGTTACTTTATCCTCTATTTTACCAGTTTTAAGATTTAAAAATTCTTTGATTTCAGCATTAAAACTAACTTTAATATTTCTAGTTTCACCCTCTTTTAATTCTTCATCTCCTCTTTCAACCTCATAGTTTACTCCTTTTAAATAAAGGTTTCTAAAGTTAGGGTCAATATTCTTTTCATTAACTTTTCTCATATTAACACTACCAAAAAGATATATTTTATCATTTTTATGTGTATAATTTTTAACCATATAATCAAATGGTTTAAATATCTTATTATCATATTTAATATATATATTCCATAATATTAACCCAGATATTAATGTCATAAATAAGACAAATGTTGATATATTTAATTTTTTCCATATAACTTTATCTTCTTTACCTACTAATGTTCTTACATTTAAAATTATTGCAAGTACTGTAGATACAAATATTATTACTGTCAAAGTGTGTATTATATATTTAAAATCTAAAATATATTGTATTCTAGCCATTAAATAAAGTGCATAAGGTAATCCTTGCTCATATTGTTTTTCTGTTATACTTTTTAGTGCATAAAATAAATCTTTAGTAATGTATACATAATAAACAGAAGCTGTAATTACTACCCATATCATTATAGTTGATTCTTTAAGTAATTTATTAAATTGTTTTTTTACAATTCTAAAAATAACAAAACACGCAAAAGTGATTAATAAGAAAAGTAAAAATGTTCTATAAATAGTTGCAAATACTTCTAAAGCTTTTAAATCTTCTGTCATAACAGATAATTTCTTAACTAAAGTTACAAAATCAGTTTGATTTGTAATTTTACCTTTTAGTTTATAGAAAATATCTCCAACTTTTGCCATTAATAATAATTTTATTAATAAACAAAAAGATAACAACCATAACATTACTGTTTCAAATATTTTACGTGGTTTTACTATATTATTCATATCATTTCTCCCTTAAACTCTAAAATGCCATTTTCTATTGTTGCATATTCA contains these protein-coding regions:
- a CDS encoding heavy metal translocating P-type ATPase; this encodes MKYTVCGLDCAGCASKLEEHLKTHDNVKNLSINFSTKSLVVDFNVENENSIEELVKYGRKKEMSFDVKLENKSEVQFLEEIEELKDQKIHMFISLILFIFALFVDKYLYMYLKYDSELYLYYVPLYIFAYAIVAFPIIKDAIKSIKNGDCFNEKVLMMVASLLAIFIREYEEATGVMLFYTLGEYFQEYSVLKSRKGIRSLIDLNDNKVHILNETKNEFVDVDVNLIKAGDIFYVKPGEKILLDGKIYIGSADIDTSMITGESLPRYFEKDDEVLAGMINLTKTLAIEASKSFDESSIYKIVEMIENSGHNKSKMEKFVTKFSRYYTPIIFTLAIFITIVPPLFFKKISFMDSLYSGIVLLVIACPCALVLSIPLTFFSGIGRAAKEGILIKGADIFDNIDKIDSVFLDKTGTITEGKFKVNSVFEDLEKIDIDVKEVYEYIYKAEENSNHPIAKSIISFINKKFGLVDSIEDEEKFYEYISLCGHCGCCHDYSEHYKTKDVKIEKHEPKGHYYGDECKNHVKKLQDNEKCECESHSHDEICLKNQFSKNKKIVEIDEIAGLGLSVKFEDRDLLIGKKKMLEDRNIYIPQINFMNDKNSSLVYVAIDNIFVALFVIKDKIKDDTKEAIALMKHVGIKEVVMLTGDNLDSAKEVGNILGIDKIYSNLLPQDKLDILLKEKEDKHILFVGDGINDAPVIAVADVGVAMGNMGQDITINTADIVLNTDSLTKISVLKKISNKMKMIVFQNLLFIISIKLIIITFGIFNFMSMWVAVFADVGVTILTVLNAMRMRYVRL
- the nagA gene encoding N-acetylglucosamine-6-phosphate deacetylase: MIIKNARIFDGDKFIPENVLILSGDKIEKITTVSELNDELMSKHEVVDIEGKVLSPGFIDLQLNGCGGVLFNDEITVKTLEIMNETNKRFGCTSFLPTLITSPDEKILKALRLIDEIKDTKEQIGVLGLHIEGPYISVEKKGVHRPDYIRVLNDSLIDEIAKVGYEGVKIITIAPENALVKHLKVLKESKINIALGHTNATYEQVEEKKEYFTHATHFFNAMRGFDSREPGVVGYLLDKKNIQCGIIVDGLHASFPSIRVVKEVMKSNMYLVTDAVSPMGTDMKEFIFEGHLVRHENGKCWDPKTGSLGGSALDMITGIKNLIKEVKISEEEALRMATSYPAKAVQVDDRYGYVKEGYIADLTFYNSEYRVEGTISKGKLQRY
- a CDS encoding metal ABC transporter solute-binding protein, Zn/Mn family — encoded protein: MKKIIFKLIMFLILITNVSLSKLKIGVSMLPYYSFTSNIVGDKADVIQILPADVDVHAYQPSPDEVKKISGLDVLIINGTGIDNYMYNLVKASNNKKLVIINANKNVALLPIAGERGNTKSVNTHTFIAIQAAIQQVNTIAKELSKIDNKNSSYYLKNAREYNKKLSNIKSKKIKELSELRKGINLTVATTHGGYDYILGELGIKVGVVIEPKNHGKPSANDLKIAIDLIKENKIDILFESDGSASPYTKAVQKETGVVVEQLLHMTNGKYTKDAFEKDIEKNINRIINALRKVKQK
- a CDS encoding thiamine diphosphokinase; translation: MKYCVFLNGEYPEFNDYHFELIKDRKIYCADGGANFAYRHGIIPHAIVGDLDSVNLEVLDYYKSKNVEIYDYSNDKDYTDFSIALIHICKIEDVCMNNRFEKEEIDFYQDKDVLVFGATGGRIDMSIANAKLLANNKNMKYITHNNELMYYVDKEDKILGKSNKKFSLIPLSDLKGLTLEGFVYNLENKDISRNMSLVSNVIKDDIAKISVKKGDMLIIVEI